The window GGGAGGTGGCCGTGGAAACCTCTCTTGGCCAAGGCTTGCATTCTTCCAAAACACCGCTTTATCTTTTGGTTACTTTCCCATTCCAAACTCTTGACTCGTGATAGATTGGGCTACCCTGAAGATCGTAAATGTGTTCTATGTCACACCGAGGATGAGACAGCCCCGTACTTATTTTTCCAGTGCAAGATTTCCAAGCTCATTTGGGACAGTGTGCGCGCATGGTTGCATATGGATAGAGCAATGACTTCTCCCACTTCGATACTTCGTGCTTTCAGAGGAATTTACAGTGGGAACTCCGTGCTCTCAAAGATGAGAATTACGGCATTATCAGCAACTATTTATCATGTTTGGAATCTTCGTAACAGAGTTATGTTTGAGAATGAGAAGATCGATATTGATGCTATCGGCCTTAAGATCAAGATTCACACATACAGATGTGTTCCAGGGGCGACAACTTTTTGGGTGTAACTTCGATTTCTCTATGTAAACAGTTTTATATGACTAGGTGTATTTGTATTTGTTGATCTATGATCTTATCTATCTCCTGGGGATGCCCAGAGTATTTGTACTTCTAACTCTTTTTACCACTTAATTTGAATGCAtttcattcaaaaaaaaaaaaaaaaacaagatgtTTATAAAGTTTGACTCGTTTCGTGTTCactttctcttctttttttaggaaaattatGTAAGTAGCTATTGGATGATtaagaaaaaaatcaaaatctcacaaataaatattcatgagatcattttacaaataaaatactgggatataagttttttttaaaaaaatattcttcAGGCGGAAATCAGatgaattttatatataaatactgaaaaatttatattttctttgTTTCTTTTATACGAAAAAATAAATActtagcaaaaacttgtgtgagaggtctcacagatcgtattttgtgagacagatttcttatttgggtcatccataaaaaagtaatattttttatgctaaaagtaatattttttattgttaatatcggtttaaaaaaatttcgaaatcgaacaatttttttatatcgGCATTTGAAGAAAAAATACACAGAAACCGCGTTTTTAATACATAGTAGAATCAAGAACTTTCAATTTTTAAGCATTTAAagccaatttaaaataataaacgatgtctttatattaataataataataataaacaattATGTCCAAATACATTAGTGAGTGAGTCACCAAAATAGTAaaaccatttttttttaaaaaaatatatcaatttatattattatttaaagttAAATCTCTTATACTAATCAATTTTTATATATCATGAAACTTTTTTATAAttcaaaaaatatcattcaacCATTCAATTTCatttgttaaataaaaaaaatttccatcTTATCTTGTATCCTCTATATTTCATtcttctattttttattttttacggATCACACACATCACGTGTATCGCGACCCGCTAGTCATAACGAAGCGTCGGAAACGACCTTATATCTCTAGCTAGGTGGCTCTGGCCGATATTAAAAATGATGGGAAAATCCCTCTGGGTGAGAAATGTGAAGCAACACAACAAAGAACTTGTCACGGGCCGTAAAAGACAACTACATACGTACAATCCCATCTGTCACTCCAATTCCCTCTTTCTTTAAGCCTCACATTTTCTGCATTTCCACTCTATAAAATAATGAATCACTGGTACTGCTTCATTTCAAGTAAAAACCAAGCTTCCATATATTTCTCCAATGGTTGCTTGTAATAATACAACTCCCTTTTTGTTCCTCGGATTTCTTGTTATTTTCTTGGGATTTTGTGTTGGTCCTGATCACGCCCTTAATGTCGGCCTTCGTGCAGATGTAGGCCTCAAAGTGGTAAGTTTATCATGTATTAATATTTTACtgtctttttttttataatattttcatgTCCGACTTCGAAATTATTCTTAATTATTGGAGTATACGACACCgaattggtttttttttttttaaatttttttttgtagagTAAAGAATGCAGTAGAACATGTGAATCAAAGTTCTGCGAAGGTAATAACCTCTAGCTTTGTGGTTTATCCTATATATCCAAATCATTAATTTCAATTATATAGTTTTATATCGTgaaaaaatagtattttttgAAATGGGAATCGTTAAATTTTGGTCACAGTTCCGCCATTCTTGAGATACGGGAAATATTGCGGAATTCTGTACAGTGGATGCCCCGGAGAGCAGCCTTGCGATCGGTTGGACGCTTGTTGTATGAGGCATGATCAATGCATACAACTTCAAGGCAGTAAGTTCTTACATTTATATttcttatataaatatatttaagaaTCAATTAAGtgtacatacacacacacatttatatatatattatatatataaaagttgaGACAATTAGTAGTTTGACTTTGACACCAATTAGTTTTTAtgaaagagtaggtctcttgtgagacggtctcaggaGTATTTATCTGTGAGGCGGTCagctctatcgatattcacaataaaaagtaatactcttagcataaaaagtaatatttttttatggatgacccaaataagagatctgtctcacaaaatacgatccgtgagaccgtctcacacaagtttttgccatgaaaagagtaggttttttgtgagacggtctcacgaatttttatctatgagacggagcaaccctaccgatattcataataaaaatagtacacttagcataaaatgtaatattttttcatggatgaccaaaataaaatatccatctcacaaatacgactcgtgagaccgtctcacacaaattttatcTTATGAAAATACTTTGTTCTTGTAgataagtaatttttttttatatgatttactTATAAGTACGATATCTAACTCATTTAAAAATTCACACATCATCTCTACAAATcacatatttaatataattaaaatatcattatccaaataataattaaaaactataaaaaaaaatatttacaaatcaaTTCAATCTATTAATAATTATATCATGATTTatatacatgatattttatttcaCATTTATGGTATGCCGTGTGAGTTGTTTACTTGGTAGGGTATAATTGTGGGGTGTAACTTTCGACCGGGACCTTTCAACTCCAGTCCTTTGTCTATttgttatttaaaaatttatatcccCTTTCGGATCAGATTTTGTTATGATCTATGCCAAAAATCAGTTCACACCTTCTAGTCCATCAAAACACCTCAACCCACTATTGTAATAAGGAAAAAAAGTTACATTTTTAGGTAATGGTTTGTCTATTTTGAGTTCTGATcatttaaatattcaaaattttgtattgatcctataatatatatttttatttttagttatatttCACCGGAGTGTTGACGTGACAATGAAAAATTCTGATATGATATTGGAAAGTGATGAAATGTCTTCCTCGGACGAGATaaggccaaaaaaaaaaaaaaacaaacttaCGGGAGCAATATCCTATTTTCACTGCTTTGAGGATGAAAACAGAGAACATGTTGATATCTAGGATTATTTTAACCATTTTCTTGATTGACACGTGACttacaaaatatatatgatttaaaatatgacaaaaacttgtgtgaaacggtatcacgagtcgtattttgtgagaaagatctttatttgggtcattcatgaaaaaatatttttttatgctaagagtattacttttattgtgaaattggtagggttgactcgtctcacatattaggatctgtgagacgatctcacatgagactcactcttaaaaTATGTAGAGAATAGAGACTTCAAATATCGATTCTATATAATAGTTAAGTAGCATAAGTAATATAATGTGCGTGTTATAAGTCGTTTCAATCTAAATCGTTGTTgattatttaatcaaattaatcaGAAAATAAGACTACTTTGGTAGATTTAACTGAAGACACATCAAAgacacaaaaagaaaaaaaaagaaaaaggaaagaaTCGAACATATAATTGTAGTATACACGGTACACGTGTGCTACATATTATTATCAAGAAGTCTTCTGTGAAACGgattcatatatttttattcatgagacggatcaatacgctcatatttacaataaaagttatatttttgacataaaataatatattttaataggAGACCCaaatagaatatatatatatatatatatatatatatatatatatatatatatatatatatatatatatatcacaaaattgatctgtgagaccgtctcacgataatttttataataaattattttgtttgaaTTTTTGTTGTTTCTTGTCAAATGGTCGGTgggaaattttttaattaaaaatcaaattattttagGTTTGTCACGTCATAGGCCTAGGTCCACGCAAGCACGACTACACATAAGACTAATGTGACAAATATTTCGTATCTGTCTTTGTTTTATGAAGATAGTTAACCCAAATTACTATAAGTCGATTGCATCTCATTACAAAACCAAAATGTTTATTCACGTGGGACAGGATAACACAAGGTTTGACAGAATTCAATAGATGAACacaaaaagacgagacacatCTTCGTGACACACTAAGAAAACCAATCCCTTCTCCATATGTGGTATATATTCGTGTTAAAATCGTATGTCAAAACTGAGAACAACGTGAGGATAACgagtagttttttttttcgaCAGCTCTTCATTCTGTTGTAtttggcatatatatatatatatatatatatatatatctttgtgCGTATCTATCTATATCactatatgtatgtatgtatgtatgtgtatCTATATGTATTGGCGCAATTTTATTTCAATATTATTAATAGCGGTCAGAGAACACTGTAAATAATAATTTCCA is drawn from Primulina eburnea isolate SZY01 chromosome 10, ASM2296580v1, whole genome shotgun sequence and contains these coding sequences:
- the LOC140842684 gene encoding phospholipase A2-alpha-like: MVACNNTTPFLFLGFLVIFLGFCVGPDHALNVGLRADVGLKVSKECSRTCESKFCEVPPFLRYGKYCGILYSGCPGEQPCDRLDACCMRHDQCIQLQGNDYLSQQCNREFLSCVEKFKRTGAPTFKGNTCKASEVVDVIKNVMNAAILAGKVFGKP